The stretch of DNA AGCGCCATCAGAGTGTCGGCTGTCTCGCCGGACTGAGAGATGAAGAAGCACACATCGTCCCGGAAAATGGGTGTGTTGCGGTCCAGAAAGTCGGAGGCAAGCTCCACCATGACAGGCAGCTCGGTCAGCTCCTCAAGCAGCTGGCGGGTGGCCACTGCACTGTGGTACGATGTTCCGCATCCGATCAGCATGAGGCGACGACAGCGCTTAATCTCTGGAATGTAGTCCTTAATGCCGCCCAGCACAATTGCATTGCCATCGAAGCGGACTCGGCCTCTCATTGTGTTGACCACTGAGTCCGGCTGCTCGAAGATCTCCTTTTGCATGAAGTAGTCGTAGTTTCCCTTCATTATCTGCTGGATTTCCATTTTCAGAGTCGTAATCTCACGAGCATGCGGATCGTCCAGGCTCTTCTTCAGCCGATGGATGCTCAATGTACCGTCCCGAACTGCGGCAACATCGTCATCCTGTGAATCAAGTATTCGCATCATATCTATGCCCATTCAGAAATTACTTATGTGAATCTTACCTCCAGGTAGATGACCCGGTTGGTGTGCTCAATAACGGCCGAAGCGTCCGAGGCAAAGAAATACTCGACTTCCTTCTCCTCCAGCGGCATGAACTCCGAGGTGCTGTCTGAGCGCGGCAACACTGGCAATTCACGAGTTTGTCCGTGTGGACGAGTTTCTATTTGGTTAATTTGGCATTTCGATGGCGTTGACATTGATTCGGTTCGTTGCAGGGCGTGAGGCGTGAggcgtgtggcgtgtggcgTGAGGCGTGTGTGAAGGTGAGGATGGTATTTATGGCGATGCGTGTTGCATTTTGCGTGTtgtgtttcgtgtgtgttgtgttgcagTTCCAATCCACCAGCGCAATAGGTGACGAGATAGGGCAGGAcatggcaatggcgatggcgtgtgtttgtgtgggagtttgtttgtatttgtgtgtgtgtggaatgagTTTTGCGTGATGGGTAGGGGCAGGGAGTCAGCGGAGCGGGTAAACGAAAGTAAATACGTAGAAATATCATCAATATCATCATATCCAAAATTGCATTCGCATTTCGCTGCCCACAAATATCCCGCCAATCATCCCCTATTTCTGGCTCAATTTCTgccatttaatgggcaaaataaaactatttCTAATATCATTGCGAAAGTGGGCCAAACATAATCTATTTAATTATGCGGTTGTGCATTGTTAGTGCAGAATATGATTGCTACcattccatatacatatgtacatacccaTGCCTCCACATACTATGAGTACAGatattttgtgtggttttctTTGGTATTAAAACTTACTTTTTGAAGATTAAACTGGTAACAGACTGCGCATCAAGCGGTCAATGCAGTTTCACTTTGCCTCTGAGTGTATTTACCTTAAGCTCTCGTATTCCAAGCCTTCAAAGTTAAAGAGTTCCCCTAAATCCTTTGCCCATTTCTCCACCCACTCGCATCGAATAAAGTACGAAATCAttaagcggcagcagccgcacggGAAGATTATGGaatgtacacacacagactaCAGTTTAACGACAAGACATTTCAAGACTTTCAAGACTTTCAGGACTGCAATTtcgtaaattgaatttgttcgGAATTGTATACGAATGTTCGGCtaaatagataaataaatacatattcaaTATGATGAACAAAATGCTAAGAAATCGAGGAGGAACGTGAGACGCTTCGAACGCGTCCCAACTCttatacacggtactcagtcagtatataagttcatacatacatacatatgtacatacatacatacatatgtaacccCATGattttttcgtattttacattttgcttttattctACATCAGTCATTTACATCTGCAAAATTTGGTTACTCTATATATGTAGTCTCTAATTttaggacggacagacagacatagctaTATCTACTCAGCAATAGATACTGATCACGAATATTGTAAATACTCTACAGGGTCGGAAAAgcttccttttgtgtgttacatttttcgaccacaaatacaatataccctatctACTCTTGGACTACAGCGTgtaaaaagtggaaaatgcttTTGCCAACTATTTGATCCcctaaaaatgcaaagaatCCATTGGAGTCCGAGGCAGCATTTCGATTATAGTATGTTTATGGTGGGTAGGGCAGTGGCCGTGGGCTGACCACCAGAAGCCGACCAAAACCAGGCAAGCAAGTGTGCGAGTATTTGGTATTTCAGCGTAATCAAAGTACATATTCAAAATAATAGTTACCTTGGGGCTTGCCAGAGTCGGCGTCTAAACAAATGCGAGAGAACAAAACAGAGCAGTgttacatatatgcatgtacatatcaTTTGCAGAGTAAAGTTAAGTGGTACGAGTATGAAAATAGGAATTGAAGGAGTCAGATGTGTGTAAGGCAAgcgtttgttatttttttgttagccCAGTGGCCCAGTATTAGGTTTGGATAAGCTTAAGGGGCAAGTGGACTAAGTGGACTGACTACCTTGATCGGAGGTCTGCTTCTTGTCGTCTAGGGATTGGCATCGCAACACAGACAGGGCGGGAAGGAGCGTCGGAGAGTGTCGGCAGGAAGCAGCGTTGGTTATTACGAAGGAATGAACACAttggacacagacacagacagttATTTACATAGAGATAGAAGACAAAGGATATTGCTCATCAAGAAAAGTGTGTGCTGATAGCGACAGAGATAGGTGTGGGGGGAAAGGGGTAGTGTTGCCTAGACAGGCCTCTGACCAATTACCTTTGCCGTACAGAATGGGAATGTGATCCGTGGCCAGGCGAGTCTTTGTCTTGATGCCCACCAGCAGGGGGGAGCTCCTGCGCGCGGCCACGCACTCTCCAGGGAAGTGTTTGGACTtgacggcaacggcaaaggcacCTTCCTGCGGGAAGACACGAGATGATAAATCAGACAAAAGATCAGATAAACGCCACCCACTCACCAGCTGCAGAATGGCCTGCTCGACCAGCTCGCGGAACGAATAGGTGGGATGGGTCTTCCACAGGTGGTGCACCAGCTTGGCGAACACCTCCGTGTCGGTCTCGGACTCGAACTCATAGCCACGCTTTCTCAGGAAGGTTTTCACGTCGTTGTAGTTGGTGATGATGCCGTTGTGCACCACAACGAATCCGTTGCCCTCGTCCGACCGTTGCGGATGCGAGTTCCGCTCACACGGCTCGCCGTGCGTGGCCCAGCGGGTGTGCGCAATTCCGATGTGGGTCGCCACCGGCTCACTGTACTCTCCGCCTGTAAAGTCTGAAGACACGAATTAGAGGGTTAGTTTGTGAGGGTTGGCGTGGGGAGGGGGGTAGATTCTTACGCTCTTGGATGGCATCCTCCAGAACCTTAACCTTGCCCATGCGTTTAACCATCACAATATTCTTGCTGTCCGGTGAATCGATGGCAACACCCGTCGAGTCATATCCTCGGTACTCCAGACGCTTCAAGCCCGTAACCAGCAGATCAAGGACCTCCAGCCGAGACTTGGGCGTCAAGTAGTTGAGGTACGCAAAAATACCTGCAGGTGAAATAAGAGATTTGAGAATGGATCGCTCTGCAACACTCAGGCACCAATGCAAGAGCCTGCATATGTAGGTGATATTGACACACCTAGTACATaaacacatgcacatatgtatgtacatacacatgcataaagAGAAGTTTAACTTGCAGCAAGCACATTTGGCAAGAGCCAAACCAATTGAGTGGGGCCCAACCAGTTGTGAGGAAATTTGCCTGCAAGCCACGAAACCAgtttggacttggacttggagccCGGGTTCGGGTGCGGGACTGGGAACGGCTTCGAGATCGGGTCTGTATCTGTGGGCGATCACTTGAGGTACTGCTGGGGCATACTCGGAGAAAGGCCATCGACGTCCACGGACGTTGCGCAATAGGTCTCAACCCGAGATGCGAGCTCTGGCCCAGATGCAGGCTTACATATCGATTGTAATGATTCGAGCTGAATCATGCTGCCCCGCCAATTCAATGAACCAAATCTTAAATGCTTCTCGCAAAGTTCAACGTCGCATACCTGAGTTACTTACCGCACATTATTTCTGCAGCAGATTATTTGAAGGAAGTTGGAGAGGAGTACGTTCCAGACGGTATCTGTAATAAGAAAAGTCATGGTTTGATAAtcgaaacaaatcaaaatacttatgtatgtgtgtgtgccttctACGAgtgtgaatgtatgtatgttgatACTAATTGCCCATGATTGATGGCCTAGAATACCCCCAGTCGGAAACATATCTACTCTTAGGAGGGAATGGTATACAGTACTTATAATACACATGTAGGAATGGGAGAGTGCTTCCCAACAATTGCGGATATCTGAGAATGTTTTCGAGCTCTGGTATGTGTTTGTTATCAACTGGTTGCTGCCACGTCCCCGTCCCCATCCCCTCCGTGCCCACTGCTGCTTCGGTTCCAGTTGAAGTTCTCTTTCCCATCTCCAGCACTTAAATGAGTGCTCGCTTCAGTTGACACAAATGGCAATTTCTTGTATTCGAGATTCCTGAATGTTGACTGCTAAACTCTGCTCTGCAATTCACTCTATTTTCTAGCCCAATCTTTATGCGCTGAAACCCGTCTTTGGGTCCGCGTCCGGGTAGGCATCGTAGGCACAGTGAATGGTTGGAGAAAACAGCCTAGGCTTAGACACCAATAAACGATCAACCGAAATCATAGTCATTGGATAATTGATTGGATTGTTTTTTCAACTAAATTTATATTTAGACCTCAGGCCTCAGGGGTATGTTGTGTTGACACTCCACAGTAGAGCAGTCATCTATGCATATTGACACAATCACGTTCTTTGATtggaatttgcatttcttgTCACTTTCCTACTTTTTGCAGAAATGCACTCTAATCATACAATTTCGGGTTGCAGACAAGTCTCAGCGTATGAATCATTTGGCCCGACGAGTACCAGTCAAGAATACTGAATGCTTTCTTATCATCTTATCATCTTATCAGAGCAAACAGACGGCTTCCtctcttccacttccacctATGCGAAAGGCAGCAGTGAAGGTGATCGGaccaaacaaatattaacAGCGGCAAGTCAGTGACAAAGAAAGATTTAGCTCTCAATAAAGTTTACAAGCACTAAAGGCAGACAACTTAATTTTACGACTCTCTATTCATTCATGTTCCCTAGGAGCACACTCTCGTCATGATAGTGATTGTAAATAGATAGGTATTAAACTGAGGACTGTGAAGCGGAAACCAAAGCCATTTAATGGAAGATTTCTTGCCTATAATTATTAATCTATCAATTATTAATCAATCTATAAATCTATcaatttcgtttatttttttctgataTTGTGGGCCAAAAACTTATGCAGTCCTAAAGTAACTTTCCAGAAATGTTGTTCAGAATTGGACTTATAGAAATACTATCCAACTGATAGTCAGATACTTGAGCTTAACGTTGGACAGTTCCCGGAATCTATATCAATCAATTTGGATCGAAGTAAGCAGTTATCGCAGACTACTTTCggcacatttaaatataaatactgCGCTGTTTGTGCATCTGAGTTGATAACAAAAATGAAGAGGTTGGTCGAGGCAGACTTGTAATTAATTCCCAAAATTGGCACAGACACCACCGATGGCTGGAGTACGTTTTGGTCCCTGCAACCGCGCCACTCTTTGGCGCCCTGTTTTTGGCACGGGCCGCACAGCCAACTTTACTTTGGTTTCAcagcttggcttggcttgacTTTGCAGTTGTGTGTGCATTTAGTGGGGCGGAGTGGGGCTGAGCAATACGAGCAATACGAGTACATCGAAAAATGGGTCACCGCGCCGCTGCAGAGCTGGTCTGCTGCTAACTTGGGTGGGACTTGCTGTTTGAAATCGCCTGGCTTAGCCtgttttttagtttatttttagattttgattgtttttccttttgctgagGCTAACCGCGGCAGCCCGCCTAATCATCGCCGGCAGGTCGAACAGGTATTTTACATAAGACGAACCAACAAATTTTGACCGAAATTTTGGTTTTCGAgcgggtttttgtgtgttgcccCACAACACCGAGGCTTCGAtgttgtgtgtacatatatttgttgattttatagTCCTACAGGTACGAGTGtgtatttaattcaattagagTTTGCCGCGCTGGCACCggccacaacagcaaccaaactAGCGATGTCACAGTACACCGAACTCCGATTGAAATGCGCTCCGCATCGCGTCAAGCACTTTGGGCAGTGAGGTACGAGCAGGTGTCGTCGTTCAACACGAATGTTTAATATATACACATTCTGCTCCCTTCCACCCTCCCCCTCCTTCCAGTTCCACTAATCACATTGCTGTCCGGGGGCACTGGCAGGGACCACATCAGTTGTCTTTAACTCACATGAGCAGCTTTGAGTTGGATCTCGAGTCGTGTTGGCTGTCTTTGGCGGGGCAGCGTAACTGGTTGTGGTTGTtcggatgggatgggatcgTATCGAATCGGTCGGTGTACGCTCGCACAACTAGCCAACTTTGCTATCAAATTAACACTGAGCTCACTTCAAAAAGCAACTCGCTCTAAATGTGCCTCTTTTATAGGCCGCAGACAGCAGACCGCAtcgcagctgccactgccacagccgaTGGCCCGATCCGCCCCGATCGTTAATGTCAAAGagcccgagtccgagtccgagaccgagaccgagacacacacagagaccgagcacacactctctcacgAGCCCACTTCGCGCTTACtgattcttttattttgtggccGTTGCCGTTGGCACTGCGTGAGCTCACAGAGAGCGTGAGGTTGCTCTTCGGCCAAATTTGTACTGCGAACACTCTCCCACAATGCGGGCCATCAAGACATAACATTCTACGGGGCTAGATATGTGGGTTGGCTGAATCAAAACAAACCTCCAGGCAGATCAGATTGTGTTTATCgcgcatacgccacgttgCGATTAGAAATGTCTGTGTGCTCTCCAAAAACTTGCACTATCTCATGGATATTTCGCATGCTCTCATCTCAATGCACTAAAGCTCTTGCAAATAGACAGATCTCAGATTAGTGTACATCGAACCTGGCGCTCTTTAAAATTCGTCGACGGACAATTCGCTGAATTTCTGTTGGGCCTTCGGTGAACTTGTTTTGACACTGTCTAATCGAACGAAACAAACTTTGGCATTTTAAAGGCATCCATCCCGGTGCAGTCGATGTCGAACCACACAACTTCAATGAAGGAACTCGTTGTAGCCTGAGAGAAATCAATATGCATTGTATCTAAAAGCatgtttaaattgaaaaagagCGCCATTGCTACAATTACAATTAGCAAAAGCGACAATAGCCGTATGGGCCATTAGTAATATTGTATTAACTATTGTGTTCCAGTTGAAAAACCAATGTCGCATTAATTATGAACTtcatattgttttaaattggACATTATTTGCATGCTTTACAGATGATTAATCTGAACAATAAGCAATTAATTGATTCACAATTGTCACAAAAAAACTTGGAAAGTCACAGCCTCTGCACTCctaggcagcggcaggcatgtaccatgtacatgcatactcTCATATATTGAATATACAATGTGAGGGGCCCCGCACAATGCATTTTccagagtagagtagagtgcAGGAAAGCGCAAACGGCCGTGTAATCGATTGTTTCGTTAACCACACAAAGAGACCGAATCGACACTGATAAAGAAATGAGTAAAAATAAACGCGACCAACTACTAGTACGGACAATGGCGAGACGTTAGCCCGTTCCGATCCGTGCCGTGCGTGCCGGACGAAATGTTGCCAAATGAAACCGGTTCGAAACGGGAAAATTATGCGCTGACTCCGATGTGGACCCGAACCATGCCCAGCCACCGGTTTTTGGACCGTCAGTAGTCTCAACGGGacagtataaatatttatgatttcttTTCTAACGCTAACGCTGGCACCAGCATACAATCAGCCGATCGGATCGGTCAAACACGTTATTTTCGCCGATGCCACTACTCGTATGTTGTTGACTTGACTTGATCTTCCAGATGGCAGTTTCGTGCGTAATTCGCTGACCTTGACTTCCATTCGAAAGGAGAAGTGATGCCTACGGTAGGGCCACTCTCAATGATCTGAAACCAGTCCGCCATCCAGTTGGAATGTGGCAGCGGCCAGCTCGAACCTTTCCCAATAGCTCTTGGCTGTAACTGACACGAAAAAAGCATTTTTCGTTCTCGGATGTATTGTTGTTGAATCGAACTCTGTTCAAGCACAACTATTTTAACAATGGGGGTATACGTCAGCGATGTTTGCTCCACTTGTCTCAATATGTTCTTGGAAATTCCGAAAGACTGATGCCCAAAACAAAGGCTTAGACATTGTGGAGCTTCTCGGGCACCGTCTTACGCTCTTGGAAGTGTGCTGTAAGAGCTTAAGGGTCTGATAAGGTAGCTGGTAATGaaaaaattatgttttgtgGGGCTAATGGAAGGAGAAGAGATGTGGtgtgctggtgttgctgttggtgttggtaaCCAGAAGTCTAGACTCGACCCCGTCTGGGCGGCCTTGCAACTGGATCGGCCTCTTACCTCTTGCCTTTTACTTGCACTCAACTTTGTCGGTAGAGGTCTGGCAACTGGCTACTGTGATCGGGGATTGGGGttcggttgtcggttgtcggttgaGAAGTTTTGACATGTACAATGCTGAATTAATTGAACACGGAAGAGCTGCGAGCCCCAACTGCTTTGTATTTGGCAACAACTGCAATGCTTAGCGATTTCCAGTTGGCTAATCAAGATACCCCTTCtattttctgttcttttcatTTTATAGTTTTCTGATTTCATCCACTGACGTGTGGGCTACGTCAGACACCCGtacgaaagaaaagaaaagaaaagaacaaaaacaaacaagtttCCTAGTGCTGTGCCGTTAGTTGTACTGCTTATCAGATCTCCGATAAGAGAGAAAACATTCTGAGAAACACGCGTTTCCGCACCAAAAATTGAAGAGATGCAGAATTGTTCCATGTTGGATACGTGGCATTTCCATAGCAATCCGATctgagaaaaatgtttaaagatTGTAGCTTTTACAATTAACTTATTCACTTTGCCTCCGTGCATCTGGATGATTAGGAATATCGGTCGGAAAATGATCCTTCTGGGTCCTACACGACTCCACATcccacaaaaaacgaacaccTCCCTGTGCTTCGTATCGGAAATAAAAAGACCAAGTGTACATTACTCGTAGATGGGTGACataatgcaaaaaaagaaatgggtaataagaaaacaacaaatattaatttatagaCAAGTGTCTGTTGTAGTTTCAATAGGTGCATTTTGAACCCGCATAGATAATATGAACAATTCTACTATGCGTTTTATAGAAATATGTTAGAAGAATCCACGGACTGAACTTATCTGTCCCAAAATCGATTGTTTAAACTATCAGCACGTCCGTGTTTATTTGGTTGATAAAATGGTCTCACTATGctatatatgtgtgtacatatgtatactcgtAAATCTTCAAACTGACAGTATACTGTGTGATAAATAGATTTGACACATttgttcccaagcggtcctCTGGCCATTTCCTATATTTTAAGGCATTCTTAGTTTGAAATGCGCAACTGTCAATCACACGCGTGACAGCGAGTCCAGAGgaaatttgcaaattaaaattaaatatgaataaatcaAGGAGAACCGACATAAAAAATCAGTCCGCTTTTAGCCACGACAAATTGCCGCCACCCCATCATGACACGGGACGATGATGAGAATGAGGACATTGAAGCGATGTTGGCCCCCACGATTGTTCAGTggcagcaaatggcagcaCAACCGAGATTCACGTCTAGACGCATTTGCCAAATAAAGTTCCACTGCGGCgggcaataaaaaacaaataccagTCCTACTGTGAGTACGAGTTGCTAAATGTTGTACTGGACGGAACAATTTGATCTTTGCACAgaaatcaaaaaacaaaaagttttccccgaacaaattgtttgtgttggttggttggttggtttaatATACCGAGAGTGAAGTTGCAGATCCCCAACCCTTcaaacaacacaaattgttttcctCAAAGTGTGTGGACGGCTTTCACTGGCAGTTACCTGCACTGCCAACAA from Drosophila subobscura isolate 14011-0131.10 chromosome O, UCBerk_Dsub_1.0, whole genome shotgun sequence encodes:
- the LOC117897063 gene encoding glutamine--fructose-6-phosphate aminotransferase [isomerizing] 2 isoform X1; this encodes MCGIFAYLNYLTPKSRLEVLDLLVTGLKRLEYRGYDSTGVAIDSPDSKNIVMVKRMGKVKVLEDAIQEHFTGGEYSEPVATHIGIAHTRWATHGEPCERNSHPQRSDEGNGFVVVHNGIITNYNDVKTFLRKRGYEFESETDTEVFAKLVHHLWKTHPTYSFRELVEQAILQLEGAFAVAVKSKHFPGECVAARRSSPLLVGIKTKTRLATDHIPILYGKDDKKQTSDQDADSGKPQETRPHGQTRELPVLPRSDSTSEFMPLEEKEVEYFFASDASAVIEHTNRVIYLEDDDVAAVRDGTLSIHRLKKSLDDPHAREITTLKMEIQQIMKGNYDYFMQKEIFEQPDSVVNTMRGRVRFDGNAIVLGGIKDYIPEIKRCRRLMLIGCGTSYHSAVATRQLLEELTELPVMVELASDFLDRNTPIFRDDVCFFISQSGETADTLMALRYCKQRGALIMGITNTVGSSICRESHCGVHINAGPEIGVASTKAYTSQFISLVMFALVMSEDRLSLQQRRLEILQALSNLADQIRKVLKLDSKVQELAKDLYQHKSLLIMGRGYNFATCLEGALKVKELTYMHSEGIMAGELKHGPLALVDDSMPVLMIVLRDPVYVKCMNALQQVTSRKGCPIIICEEGDEETKAFSSRSLEIPRTVDCLQGILTVIPMQLLSYHIAVLRGCDVDCPRNLAKSVTVE
- the LOC117897063 gene encoding glutamine--fructose-6-phosphate aminotransferase [isomerizing] 2 isoform X4, with the translated sequence MCGIFAYLNYLTPKSRLEVLDLLVTGLKRLEYRGYDSTGVAIDSPDSKNIVMVKRMGKVKVLEDAIQEHFTGGEYSEPVATHIGIAHTRWATHGEPCERNSHPQRSDEGNGFVVVHNGIITNYNDVKTFLRKRGYEFESETDTEVFAKLVHHLWKTHPTYSFRELVEQAILQLEGAFAVAVKSKHFPGECVAARRSSPLLVGIKTKTRLATDHIPILYGKDDKKQTSDQDADSGKPQVLPRSDSTSEFMPLEEKEVEYFFASDASAVIEHTNRVIYLEDDDVAAVRDGTLSIHRLKKSLDDPHAREITTLKMEIQQIMKGNYDYFMQKEIFEQPDSVVNTMRGRVRFDGNAIVLGGIKDYIPEIKRCRRLMLIGCGTSYHSAVATRQLLEELTELPVMVELASDFLDRNTPIFRDDVCFFISQSGETADTLMALRYCKQRGALIMGITNTVGSSICRESHCGVHINAGPEIGVASTKAYTSQFISLVMFALVMSEDRLSLQQRRLEILQALSNLADQIRKVLKLDSKVQELAKDLYQHKSLLIMGRGYNFATCLEGALKVKELTYMHSEGIMAGELKHGPLALVDDSMPVLMIVLRDPVYVKCMNALQQVTSRKGCPIIICEEGDEETKAFSSRSLEIPRTVDCLQGILTVIPMQLLSYHIAVLRGCDVDCPRNLAKSVTVE
- the LOC117897063 gene encoding glutamine--fructose-6-phosphate aminotransferase [isomerizing] 1 isoform X6, translated to MCGIFAYLNYLTPKSRLEVLDLLVTGLKRLEYRGYDSTGVAIDSPDSKNIVMVKRMGKVKVLEDAIQEHFTGGEYSEPVATHIGIAHTRWATHGEPCERNSHPQRSDEGNGFVVVHNGIITNYNDVKTFLRKRGYEFESETDTEVFAKLVHHLWKTHPTYSFRELVEQAILQLEGAFAVAVKSKHFPGECVAARRSSPLLVGIKTKTRLATDHIPILYGKDADSGKPQVLPRSDSTSEFMPLEEKEVEYFFASDASAVIEHTNRVIYLEDDDVAAVRDGTLSIHRLKKSLDDPHAREITTLKMEIQQIMKGNYDYFMQKEIFEQPDSVVNTMRGRVRFDGNAIVLGGIKDYIPEIKRCRRLMLIGCGTSYHSAVATRQLLEELTELPVMVELASDFLDRNTPIFRDDVCFFISQSGETADTLMALRYCKQRGALIMGITNTVGSSICRESHCGVHINAGPEIGVASTKAYTSQFISLVMFALVMSEDRLSLQQRRLEILQALSNLADQIRKVLKLDSKVQELAKDLYQHKSLLIMGRGYNFATCLEGALKVKELTYMHSEGIMAGELKHGPLALVDDSMPVLMIVLRDPVYVKCMNALQQVTSRKGCPIIICEEGDEETKAFSSRSLEIPRTVDCLQGILTVIPMQLLSYHIAVLRGCDVDCPRNLAKSVTVE
- the LOC117897063 gene encoding glutamine--fructose-6-phosphate aminotransferase [isomerizing] 2 isoform X3, yielding MCGIFAYLNYLTPKSRLEVLDLLVTGLKRLEYRGYDSTGVAIDSPDSKNIVMVKRMGKVKVLEDAIQEHFTGGEYSEPVATHIGIAHTRWATHGEPCERNSHPQRSDEGNGFVVVHNGIITNYNDVKTFLRKRGYEFESETDTEVFAKLVHHLWKTHPTYSFRELVEQAILQLEGAFAVAVKSKHFPGECVAARRSSPLLVGIKTKTRLATDHIPILYGKDADSGKPQETRPHGQTRELPVLPRSDSTSEFMPLEEKEVEYFFASDASAVIEHTNRVIYLEDDDVAAVRDGTLSIHRLKKSLDDPHAREITTLKMEIQQIMKGNYDYFMQKEIFEQPDSVVNTMRGRVRFDGNAIVLGGIKDYIPEIKRCRRLMLIGCGTSYHSAVATRQLLEELTELPVMVELASDFLDRNTPIFRDDVCFFISQSGETADTLMALRYCKQRGALIMGITNTVGSSICRESHCGVHINAGPEIGVASTKAYTSQFISLVMFALVMSEDRLSLQQRRLEILQALSNLADQIRKVLKLDSKVQELAKDLYQHKSLLIMGRGYNFATCLEGALKVKELTYMHSEGIMAGELKHGPLALVDDSMPVLMIVLRDPVYVKCMNALQQVTSRKGCPIIICEEGDEETKAFSSRSLEIPRTVDCLQGILTVIPMQLLSYHIAVLRGCDVDCPRNLAKSVTVE
- the LOC117897063 gene encoding glutamine--fructose-6-phosphate aminotransferase [isomerizing] 2 isoform X2 — encoded protein: MCGIFAYLNYLTPKSRLEVLDLLVTGLKRLEYRGYDSTGVAIDSPDSKNIVMVKRMGKVKVLEDAIQEHFTGGEYSEPVATHIGIAHTRWATHGEPCERNSHPQRSDEGNGFVVVHNGIITNYNDVKTFLRKRGYEFESETDTEVFAKLVHHLWKTHPTYSFRELVEQAILQLEGAFAVAVKSKHFPGECVAARRSSPLLVGIKTKTRLATDHIPILYGKDDKKQTSDQETRPHGQTRELPVLPRSDSTSEFMPLEEKEVEYFFASDASAVIEHTNRVIYLEDDDVAAVRDGTLSIHRLKKSLDDPHAREITTLKMEIQQIMKGNYDYFMQKEIFEQPDSVVNTMRGRVRFDGNAIVLGGIKDYIPEIKRCRRLMLIGCGTSYHSAVATRQLLEELTELPVMVELASDFLDRNTPIFRDDVCFFISQSGETADTLMALRYCKQRGALIMGITNTVGSSICRESHCGVHINAGPEIGVASTKAYTSQFISLVMFALVMSEDRLSLQQRRLEILQALSNLADQIRKVLKLDSKVQELAKDLYQHKSLLIMGRGYNFATCLEGALKVKELTYMHSEGIMAGELKHGPLALVDDSMPVLMIVLRDPVYVKCMNALQQVTSRKGCPIIICEEGDEETKAFSSRSLEIPRTVDCLQGILTVIPMQLLSYHIAVLRGCDVDCPRNLAKSVTVE
- the LOC117897063 gene encoding glutamine--fructose-6-phosphate aminotransferase [isomerizing] 2 isoform X7 — encoded protein: MCGIFAYLNYLTPKSRLEVLDLLVTGLKRLEYRGYDSTGVAIDSPDSKNIVMVKRMGKVKVLEDAIQEHFTGGEYSEPVATHIGIAHTRWATHGEPCERNSHPQRSDEGNGFVVVHNGIITNYNDVKTFLRKRGYEFESETDTEVFAKLVHHLWKTHPTYSFRELVEQAILQLEGAFAVAVKSKHFPGECVAARRSSPLLVGIKTKTRLATDHIPILYGKVLPRSDSTSEFMPLEEKEVEYFFASDASAVIEHTNRVIYLEDDDVAAVRDGTLSIHRLKKSLDDPHAREITTLKMEIQQIMKGNYDYFMQKEIFEQPDSVVNTMRGRVRFDGNAIVLGGIKDYIPEIKRCRRLMLIGCGTSYHSAVATRQLLEELTELPVMVELASDFLDRNTPIFRDDVCFFISQSGETADTLMALRYCKQRGALIMGITNTVGSSICRESHCGVHINAGPEIGVASTKAYTSQFISLVMFALVMSEDRLSLQQRRLEILQALSNLADQIRKVLKLDSKVQELAKDLYQHKSLLIMGRGYNFATCLEGALKVKELTYMHSEGIMAGELKHGPLALVDDSMPVLMIVLRDPVYVKCMNALQQVTSRKGCPIIICEEGDEETKAFSSRSLEIPRTVDCLQGILTVIPMQLLSYHIAVLRGCDVDCPRNLAKSVTVE
- the LOC117897063 gene encoding glutamine--fructose-6-phosphate aminotransferase [isomerizing] 2 isoform X5 yields the protein MCGIFAYLNYLTPKSRLEVLDLLVTGLKRLEYRGYDSTGVAIDSPDSKNIVMVKRMGKVKVLEDAIQEHFTGGEYSEPVATHIGIAHTRWATHGEPCERNSHPQRSDEGNGFVVVHNGIITNYNDVKTFLRKRGYEFESETDTEVFAKLVHHLWKTHPTYSFRELVEQAILQLEGAFAVAVKSKHFPGECVAARRSSPLLVGIKTKTRLATDHIPILYGKDDKKQTSDQVLPRSDSTSEFMPLEEKEVEYFFASDASAVIEHTNRVIYLEDDDVAAVRDGTLSIHRLKKSLDDPHAREITTLKMEIQQIMKGNYDYFMQKEIFEQPDSVVNTMRGRVRFDGNAIVLGGIKDYIPEIKRCRRLMLIGCGTSYHSAVATRQLLEELTELPVMVELASDFLDRNTPIFRDDVCFFISQSGETADTLMALRYCKQRGALIMGITNTVGSSICRESHCGVHINAGPEIGVASTKAYTSQFISLVMFALVMSEDRLSLQQRRLEILQALSNLADQIRKVLKLDSKVQELAKDLYQHKSLLIMGRGYNFATCLEGALKVKELTYMHSEGIMAGELKHGPLALVDDSMPVLMIVLRDPVYVKCMNALQQVTSRKGCPIIICEEGDEETKAFSSRSLEIPRTVDCLQGILTVIPMQLLSYHIAVLRGCDVDCPRNLAKSVTVE